One segment of Streptosporangium brasiliense DNA contains the following:
- a CDS encoding LysM peptidoglycan-binding domain-containing protein, which yields MAALTLVTLGALWVGARIDAASAFERRGHEGLPWVVVHGGDTLWEIADAVTRDGDPAPTVRQIMDLNGLSDSVIRPGARLYLPDGSAP from the coding sequence GTGGCGGCGCTCACGCTGGTCACCTTGGGGGCGCTCTGGGTCGGCGCGCGCATCGACGCCGCCTCGGCCTTCGAGCGGAGAGGTCACGAGGGGCTGCCGTGGGTCGTGGTGCACGGGGGCGACACGCTGTGGGAGATCGCCGACGCGGTGACGCGGGACGGGGATCCCGCCCCGACGGTCCGCCAGATCATGGACCTCAACGGCCTGTCCGACTCGGTGATCCGGCCCGGGGCCCGGCTCTACCTGCCTGACGGCTCCGCTCCCTGA
- the nrdR gene encoding transcriptional regulator NrdR has product MHCPFCRHPDTRVIDSRSTEDGGAIRRRRTCPECGRRFTTQETVLLMVSKRSGVTEPFFRDKVIAGVRRACQGRPVSEDSLAQLGQRVEESIRATGAAEIAAHEVGLAILGPLRDLDEVAYLRFASVYRSFETLADFETEIKQLRAERSAKQD; this is encoded by the coding sequence GTGCACTGTCCGTTCTGTCGCCATCCTGACACCCGGGTCATCGACAGCCGGTCCACCGAGGACGGCGGGGCCATCCGCCGCAGGCGCACGTGCCCGGAGTGCGGGCGCAGGTTCACCACGCAGGAGACGGTGCTGCTCATGGTCAGCAAGCGCAGCGGGGTGACCGAGCCGTTCTTCAGGGACAAGGTGATCGCCGGTGTCCGGCGGGCGTGTCAGGGACGCCCGGTCAGCGAAGACTCGCTGGCCCAGCTGGGCCAGCGGGTGGAGGAGAGCATCCGGGCGACGGGGGCGGCGGAGATCGCGGCCCACGAGGTGGGGCTGGCGATCCTGGGGCCCCTCCGCGACCTGGACGAGGTGGCCTACCTGCGGTTCGCCTCGGTCTACCGGAGCTTCGAGACCCTGGCCGATTTCGAGACCGAGATCAAGCAGTTGCGGGCGGAACGCTCCGCCAAGCAGGACTGA
- the lexA gene encoding transcriptional repressor LexA: MNGHDENGSAVSDLAVRRRDSLGLTPRQRKILEVIRDSVQQRGYPPSMREIGEAVQLTSTSSVSHQLTALQRKGYLRRDPHRPRALEVRLPGEPVLWVDPDSGTDEAPVSRPTAAYVPLVGRIAAGGPILAEESIEDVFALPKQLVGEGTLFLLQVTGDSMIDAAIANGDWVVVRQQPVADNGDVVAAMIDGEATVKTFKRKDGHVWLVPHNTNYDPIPGDEATVLGKVVAVLRKL, translated from the coding sequence ATGAACGGGCACGACGAGAACGGTTCGGCCGTCAGCGACCTGGCGGTGCGCAGGCGTGACTCCCTCGGCCTCACCCCCAGGCAGCGGAAGATCCTTGAGGTGATCCGCGACTCGGTGCAGCAGCGCGGCTACCCGCCCTCCATGCGGGAGATCGGCGAGGCGGTGCAGCTCACGAGCACCTCCAGCGTGTCGCACCAGTTGACGGCGTTGCAGCGCAAGGGCTACCTGCGCCGCGATCCGCACCGCCCCCGCGCGCTGGAGGTGCGCCTGCCCGGCGAGCCGGTGCTGTGGGTGGACCCCGACTCCGGCACCGACGAGGCCCCGGTCAGCCGCCCGACCGCGGCCTACGTGCCGCTCGTCGGCCGGATCGCCGCCGGTGGCCCCATCCTCGCCGAGGAGAGCATCGAGGACGTCTTCGCCCTCCCCAAGCAGCTCGTCGGCGAGGGCACGCTCTTCCTGCTCCAGGTGACCGGCGACTCGATGATCGACGCGGCCATCGCCAACGGCGACTGGGTGGTCGTCCGCCAGCAGCCCGTCGCCGACAACGGCGACGTGGTCGCCGCGATGATCGACGGCGAGGCCACGGTCAAGACCTTCAAGCGCAAGGACGGCCATGTCTGGCTCGTCCCGCACAACACCAACTACGACCCGATCCCCGGTGACGAGGCCACCGTCCTGGGCAAGGTCGTGGCGGTTCTGCGCAAGCTCTGA